The Gammaproteobacteria bacterium region TGATTGCTTCGTGAATAGAACACCGATTAGTGTTGCGCAAACCTATTTGGCGACAGGGCAGTTGGAAAAGGCGTACGACATTGCTGTCAGTCTGCTTCAAAGAAATCAAGCAGATGTCGCTGCGCTGCTCGTACTCTCCGATGTTTATCAAAGACTGGGCAGACCAGATCGCGCGCTTGATGCAGCCCGAGCTGCATTTTCACTGCAACCACAGGTACCAGAAGTGCGGGTACAGCTCGCTTGGTTGCTGGCCTTGTCAAATCAGTTTGCTGAAGCGATGGCGATTGGTGAATTGGAGATTGACAAGCGTGCCAGCCAAGCCGTTTGGCGCAAGTTAGCGCACGTGTGGGGGCGGCTTGAAAATTTTGTCAAAGTGTTGAGTGTCACAGAGCAAGGATTGCAATTATGGCCTGATGATGAAGTGCTGTGGCATGAACGCGCTAACGCTTTGCGCTTTATGGGGCGACAAACTGAAGCGGCCAAAGCCTATTGGTTCTTGATTGAACGCAACAAAGCCGCGCCATCGGTCTATTACGCCTTGGCTGATATGGGACACACGGACGATGAGCGTTTACGCCAATGTCTCGAGCGCAAGCTCAATGAGACGGATGACACGCTGACAAAAATTTATTGCCATCACGCGCTGTACAAAGTGCTTGAGCGTCTAAATTGTGACCATGAAGCGATGACGCATCTCCAACATGGGAACGCCTTGCAGAAGACCAGGCTTGGCTTTCAGATTGGCTTGGAAGAAAATCGACTTTCGGCGTGTGAACAACTGCTCATGAAGACACAACCATGGCCTGTCGAGTCATCTTCCGATAAGAAAACGATTTTTGTGGTTGGTATGCCCCGCACGGGCACGACTTTGGTGGATAGAATCATCTCTAGTCATCCTCAAGTGACATCCATTGGAGAGTCACAACAACTGGCTCTGTCGGTGAAGCGAGTGGCGGAGACAGCCACACCGGAAATCATAGAGCAAAGTACTTTGTCGTTGGCTCAGCAAAGTATCGGGGCTGTGTATCAGCAATATTTGAAGGCCGTCTCGCCATTGTCCGGTGAGACACCGTATGTGCTTGATAGCATGCCGATGAATTTTTACTTCATTCCACTTCTCATGGCAGTGCCACAAGCCAAAGTGATCTGTTTGGTGCGCAATGGCATGGACGCATGTTTTGGCAATTACCGGCAGCTGTTTGCGCCCAACCTGCCATACTATGGATACTCCTATGATCAGGAAGATGTAGCCACGTTCTATGTGTTGTTCAGACGTTTCCTCAGGTCTGTCCAAGACAAGTGCCCCGAGAATGTGATGATTCTTTCGTATGAGGCGCTGGCCATGGAGCCGGACGCGGAGATCAGGCGGTTGATTGATTTTTGTGACCTGCCTTGGCACC contains the following coding sequences:
- a CDS encoding sulfotransferase family protein, translating into MNRTPISVAQTYLATGQLEKAYDIAVSLLQRNQADVAALLVLSDVYQRLGRPDRALDAARAAFSLQPQVPEVRVQLAWLLALSNQFAEAMAIGELEIDKRASQAVWRKLAHVWGRLENFVKVLSVTEQGLQLWPDDEVLWHERANALRFMGRQTEAAKAYWFLIERNKAAPSVYYALADMGHTDDERLRQCLERKLNETDDTLTKIYCHHALYKVLERLNCDHEAMTHLQHGNALQKTRLGFQIGLEENRLSACEQLLMKTQPWPVESSSDKKTIFVVGMPRTGTTLVDRIISSHPQVTSIGESQQLALSVKRVAETATPEIIEQSTLSLAQQSIGAVYQQYLKAVSPLSGETPYVLDSMPMNFYFIPLLMAVPQAKVICLVRNGMDACFGNYRQLFAPNLPYYGYSYDQEDVATFYVLFRRFLRSVQDKCPENVMILSYEALAMEPDAEIRRLIDFCDLPWHPGCLTFYKNPTAVATASTEQVRSPISTRHIGRWRRYATHLEPMLAALRSADLEEEEIAGPRVAKQRP